The proteins below are encoded in one region of Methanofollis aquaemaris:
- a CDS encoding ABC transporter ATP-binding protein yields MIRCEHLCKVYNGVPAVDDLCLEVPEGEVFGLLGPNGAGKSTTILMLTGLIEPTSGACYIDDLEVATHPIEVKKKIGYMPEDVGFYPTLTAEENLEYSAKLYGMGKERKERIKELLELVGLEKVTKEVGGFSKGMRQRLGIAKALINHPTAIILDEPTANLDPQGVADYRRIIRQVADQGTTVLVSSHILSEVSKVCTSAGILAHGKLVAHGTWDELAHIGGDEKIVIHIETRTPMPDLQSPALVAAEFAENRHRARLVATVDIRDELADTLARAGVAIRSLEAEHPDIEDVFLSYYEAGEGMT; encoded by the coding sequence ATGATACGTTGCGAACATCTTTGCAAGGTCTACAACGGCGTCCCGGCCGTCGACGACCTCTGCCTGGAGGTGCCTGAGGGGGAGGTCTTCGGCCTCCTCGGCCCGAACGGCGCCGGTAAGAGCACCACCATCCTCATGCTCACCGGCCTCATCGAGCCTACGTCGGGCGCCTGTTATATCGACGACCTCGAGGTCGCCACCCACCCCATCGAGGTCAAGAAGAAGATCGGATACATGCCCGAAGACGTCGGGTTCTACCCCACCCTCACCGCCGAGGAGAACCTCGAGTACTCCGCAAAACTCTATGGCATGGGAAAGGAACGAAAAGAGCGGATCAAAGAACTCCTCGAACTCGTCGGCCTCGAGAAGGTCACCAAGGAGGTCGGCGGGTTCTCGAAGGGGATGAGGCAGCGCCTCGGCATCGCCAAGGCCCTCATCAACCACCCGACGGCCATCATCCTCGACGAACCCACCGCAAATCTCGACCCCCAGGGCGTCGCAGACTACCGGAGGATCATCAGGCAGGTCGCAGACCAGGGCACCACTGTCCTGGTCTCCTCCCACATCCTCTCTGAGGTGAGCAAGGTCTGCACCTCCGCAGGCATCCTGGCCCACGGAAAACTCGTCGCACATGGTACCTGGGACGAACTCGCACACATCGGCGGCGATGAGAAGATCGTCATCCACATCGAGACGCGCACCCCCATGCCTGACCTCCAGAGCCCTGCACTCGTTGCCGCGGAGTTCGCGGAGAACCGACACCGTGCACGACTCGTTGCCACCGTCGACATCAGGGATGAACTCGCAGACACCCTTGCAAGAGCAGGAGTCGCCATCAGGAGCCTCGAAGCAGAACACCCCGACATCGAGGACGTATTCCTCTCATACTATGAGGCCGGAGAGGGAATGACATGA
- a CDS encoding ABC transporter permease produces the protein MRSGGLRVIAAKEFRDHIRSRRFHILLAIFLVIAAVGLIDGSIQYNKQIDEYNENLAQASDDEMVPGYFGWKPSILSAFFRMSMLIVTVGVVLGCAMGFDLISREKESKSLKILLSHPVYRDEVINGKALGGIAAIALAMAIVLALSFAILLIFGIVPDLDESVRILLFGGLSFLLIFSYFAISLFMSTVAKDSSNALIYTLIIFIVLSTLIPAIATNESVMNVVIGEPPEFNGPSGPYAVSSSSAASSTGEVVDTSEIDRAWEEYRERSDAYWEKRRAFTDAVNLLSPSYNYQQMAMAVTEPRISIAVQNVGSYSPDIYEDLPESGLAILGSLMGVLVKNIIALLVIPAAFFGLAWVRFMREDIR, from the coding sequence ATGAGGAGCGGGGGCCTCAGGGTCATCGCCGCCAAGGAATTCCGTGACCATATCAGGAGCAGGAGGTTTCACATCCTCCTCGCGATCTTCCTGGTCATCGCCGCCGTCGGACTCATCGACGGATCGATCCAGTATAACAAGCAGATCGACGAGTACAACGAAAATTTGGCCCAAGCCTCGGACGACGAGATGGTGCCCGGGTACTTCGGGTGGAAGCCCTCCATCCTCTCGGCCTTCTTCAGGATGTCCATGCTCATCGTCACCGTCGGGGTCGTCCTCGGGTGTGCGATGGGGTTTGACCTGATCTCACGAGAAAAAGAGAGTAAGTCCCTCAAGATCCTCCTCTCTCATCCGGTGTACCGCGACGAGGTGATCAATGGCAAGGCCCTCGGAGGCATCGCCGCCATCGCCCTCGCGATGGCGATCGTGCTCGCTCTCTCCTTTGCGATCCTGCTCATCTTCGGGATCGTCCCGGACCTCGACGAGAGTGTACGGATCCTGCTCTTTGGCGGGCTTTCGTTCCTGCTCATCTTCTCGTACTTCGCGATCTCGCTCTTCATGTCGACAGTCGCGAAAGACAGCAGCAACGCCCTCATCTACACCCTCATCATCTTCATCGTCCTCTCCACCCTCATCCCGGCCATCGCCACCAACGAGAGCGTGATGAACGTCGTCATCGGAGAACCCCCAGAATTCAATGGCCCTTCCGGCCCATACGCGGTCTCAAGCTCTTCGGCAGCCTCTTCGACAGGAGAGGTAGTAGACACTTCAGAGATCGACCGGGCCTGGGAAGAGTACAGGGAGAGGTCGGATGCATACTGGGAGAAGAGACGTGCCTTCACCGACGCGGTCAACCTGCTCTCTCCCTCCTACAACTATCAGCAGATGGCGATGGCCGTGACTGAACCACGGATCTCCATTGCAGTTCAGAATGTCGGCAGTTATTCTCCAGATATCTATGAAGACCTCCCTGAAAGCGGGCTTGCGATCCTCGGGAGTCTCATGGGAGTCCTTGTAAAGAACATCATCGCACTCCTCGTGATCCCTGCCGCCTTCTTCGGGCTCGCATGGGTCAGGTTCATGCGGGAGGACATTCGATGA
- a CDS encoding ABC transporter permease, with translation MRVQTLRTIAGKEFRDHVRSRRFLALLAVILIITGTGTFSGMVQFHKSLDRYHDALTVVSGEDEPFGTSTSSKPSIMWVFHMIEMTTATLSAFMGIAMGFDLVTREKESKSLKILLSNPIYRDEVITGKALGGVAAIALAVAIALGVSCAVLLIGGIVLSPTQMIRTLIFGLFTVLFIATFFMIALFFSTIASESGTAFIASVLVLVLIAVILPFFAYNPMVLDAVLGEPPECPEEAYSTDISYEESLALLDEYDAENEAYWNTRNTLITAAMISSPAWIYNAATAAVTALPPADDGVQDYSPGTILSTLLNSWYIFAALVAMLVMPAFFFGLAWVKFARMDLR, from the coding sequence ATGAGGGTCCAGACGCTCAGGACTATCGCGGGCAAGGAGTTCCGCGACCATGTCAGGAGCAGACGGTTCCTCGCGCTCCTTGCCGTCATCCTGATCATCACCGGGACGGGAACATTCTCAGGCATGGTCCAGTTCCATAAGAGCCTCGATAGATACCACGACGCACTGACTGTCGTCTCCGGGGAGGACGAGCCCTTCGGTACATCGACCTCCTCAAAACCCTCGATCATGTGGGTCTTCCATATGATCGAGATGACGACGGCGACTCTCAGCGCCTTCATGGGGATCGCAATGGGTTTCGATCTCGTGACCCGTGAAAAAGAGAGTAAATCGCTGAAGATCCTCCTCTCCAACCCGATCTACCGCGACGAGGTGATCACCGGCAAGGCACTCGGCGGGGTCGCGGCCATCGCCCTCGCCGTCGCGATCGCCCTCGGGGTGAGCTGCGCCGTCCTGCTCATCGGGGGGATCGTCCTCAGCCCAACCCAGATGATACGAACGCTTATCTTCGGCCTCTTCACCGTCCTCTTCATCGCCACCTTCTTCATGATCGCCCTCTTCTTCTCGACGATCGCATCGGAGAGCGGTACCGCCTTCATAGCCTCTGTCCTCGTCCTCGTCCTCATCGCCGTCATCCTCCCCTTCTTCGCCTACAATCCCATGGTTCTTGATGCCGTCCTCGGCGAACCGCCGGAATGTCCCGAAGAAGCCTATTCAACGGATATCTCATATGAAGAGAGTCTTGCTCTCCTCGATGAGTATGATGCAGAGAATGAGGCCTACTGGAACACACGCAACACCCTGATCACCGCGGCGATGATCTCCTCGCCCGCGTGGATCTATAATGCGGCCACCGCTGCGGTGACGGCACTTCCTCCCGCCGACGACGGCGTGCAGGACTATAGTCCCGGAACCATCCTCTCGACCCTCCTGAACTCCTGGTATATCTTCGCCGCCCTCGTCGCCATGCTCGTCATGCCCGCGTTCTTCTTCGGGCTCGCGTGGGTAAAATTCGCGCGGATGGACCTGCGGTAA
- a CDS encoding queuosine precursor transporter: MAWSMERKYALLAGLYIAALVAANLIGNKVAVIGGVVVSVAIFSYPVTFLVTDIVAEVFGKKKTTDLVVAGVASLVFVLLLTALSVTLPPADRFPYNEAYIDIFGMSTRILIASIICFAASQTHDIWAFHFWKEKTHGKHLWLRNNLSTMGSQLIDSFAFMFIAFYGAAPEYTLGFVISITIPYWLVKVAVAAADTPFCYLGVRWMRGEERPESTP, encoded by the coding sequence ATGGCATGGTCAATGGAACGGAAATACGCCCTCCTCGCAGGGCTTTACATCGCAGCGCTCGTCGCCGCCAACCTCATCGGGAACAAGGTCGCCGTCATCGGGGGGGTCGTGGTCTCGGTGGCGATCTTCTCCTACCCGGTCACCTTCCTGGTCACCGACATCGTTGCCGAAGTCTTCGGAAAGAAGAAGACCACCGATCTCGTCGTCGCCGGCGTGGCCTCCCTCGTCTTCGTCCTCCTCCTCACGGCCCTCTCGGTGACCCTCCCCCCGGCCGATCGCTTCCCGTACAATGAAGCGTACATCGACATCTTCGGGATGTCGACGCGGATTCTCATCGCGAGCATCATCTGCTTTGCCGCCAGCCAGACCCACGACATCTGGGCCTTCCACTTCTGGAAGGAGAAGACCCACGGGAAGCACCTCTGGCTCAGGAACAACCTCTCGACGATGGGCAGCCAGCTCATCGATTCCTTCGCCTTCATGTTCATCGCTTTCTACGGGGCGGCGCCGGAGTACACCCTCGGCTTCGTCATCTCCATCACCATCCCGTACTGGCTGGTGAAGGTCGCGGTGGCGGCCGCGGACACGCCGTTCTGTTATCTTGGCGTGCGGTGGATGCGGGGGGAAGAGAGACCCGAATCTACCCCCTGA
- a CDS encoding ABC transporter permease: MRTQILRIIAGKEFRDHVRSRRVHIILAIFLVIAVVGLIDGSVQYQEQIESYNEHLAHTNDEMGLPHFFWWKPSILSAFTRMSGLIASVGIVLGCAMGFDLISREKESKSLKLLLSHPVYRDEVINGKAIGGIAAIAAAMGVVLIVSFAILLIFGVVPDFDESARILLFGVISFLLVFSYFAIALFMSTVAESSSNALIYTLIIFIILSVLVPAVATNQTVQKTIIGERPEPPEISSIDAPAPHSIMVRPMETPNIESNEAWKDYEEESRAYWEKRRAVTDTVNLLSPSKNYEQMTRAVTEPGYAVSMLSDDPYTSDRPEDLPQSGLGILMAVIGELAQCIIALIVMPAVFFGLAWVRFAREDIR; the protein is encoded by the coding sequence ATGAGGACACAGATCCTCAGGATCATCGCCGGCAAGGAGTTCCGCGACCATGTCAGGAGCAGGAGGGTTCACATCATCCTCGCGATCTTCCTGGTCATCGCCGTCGTCGGGCTCATCGACGGTTCGGTGCAGTACCAGGAACAGATCGAGAGTTACAACGAGCACCTGGCCCACACCAACGATGAGATGGGACTGCCCCACTTCTTCTGGTGGAAACCATCCATCCTCTCGGCGTTCACCCGGATGTCCGGTCTCATCGCAAGCGTCGGGATCGTCCTCGGGTGCGCGATGGGCTTCGACCTCATCTCGCGCGAGAAGGAGAGCAAGTCACTCAAACTCCTCCTCTCCCACCCGGTCTACCGCGACGAGGTGATCAACGGCAAGGCCATCGGCGGCATCGCGGCCATCGCCGCTGCGATGGGGGTCGTGCTCATCGTCTCTTTTGCGATTCTGCTCATCTTTGGCGTGGTTCCTGACTTCGACGAGAGTGCGCGTATCCTGCTCTTCGGGGTGATCTCGTTTCTGCTCGTCTTCTCGTACTTCGCGATCGCCCTCTTCATGTCGACGGTCGCGGAGAGCAGCAGCAACGCTCTTATCTACACGCTCATCATCTTCATCATCCTCTCCGTCCTCGTCCCAGCCGTCGCCACCAACCAGACGGTCCAGAAGACGATCATCGGCGAACGGCCCGAGCCGCCGGAGATATCATCCATAGACGCACCCGCACCACACTCCATCATGGTCAGGCCTATGGAGACGCCGAATATCGAGAGCAATGAGGCATGGAAGGATTACGAAGAGGAGTCCAGGGCCTACTGGGAGAAGAGACGGGCGGTCACCGACACCGTCAATCTGCTCTCACCCTCAAAAAATTATGAACAGATGACGAGGGCGGTCACTGAACCAGGCTATGCCGTATCGATGCTGAGCGACGATCCTTACACTTCAGACCGGCCCGAAGACCTCCCCCAGAGCGGGCTCGGGATCCTCATGGCGGTCATCGGAGAACTGGCACAATGTATCATCGCCCTTATCGTGATGCCAGCGGTCTTCTTCGGGCTCGCGTGGGTGAGGTTTGCACGGGAGGACATCAGGTGA
- a CDS encoding DUF5683 domain-containing protein, whose amino-acid sequence MASPILALILSFLIPGLGQFYTGQFLKAIGLFVLAVISTLLMALLIGIPLYLVIWIYGMYDAYHAAKL is encoded by the coding sequence ATGGCATCGCCAATTTTAGCCCTTATACTCTCTTTCCTGATCCCGGGACTCGGCCAGTTCTACACCGGTCAGTTCCTGAAGGCGATCGGACTCTTTGTCCTCGCGGTGATCTCCACACTTCTGATGGCCCTCCTGATCGGGATCCCCCTCTACCTTGTCATCTGGATCTATGGAATGTACGACGCGTACCACGCGGCAAAATTGTAA
- a CDS encoding ABC transporter permease translates to MRTQPLRTIAGKEFCDHIKSRRFHLIFGILLIIAIVSLASGMAQYQKELEIYNEAYGSVSDEALAHMPAGMTPTPLTGFNQMAYFIGSLGAVMGIAMGFDLVTREKESKSLKMLLSHPVYRDEVINGKALGGAAAIFLVMGIVLVISFAVLLVFGVVPNFEETVRVLIFGGLSFLMIFSFFILALFFSTVAKDSGSALVSTLILFITLSAVTTLVISGPGITFLIGEPPERPESPEFTFSVSTDSPGMGSSTSIVPGDSARAFDLEEYEEKMEDYRRESRAYQERRMAITDTFTILSPDQNYQRLAFAVNEPGFEAIWQNPGEGPPIDPATEPKDGLGILSGLLGALSQRIVALFVFPAAFFGLAWVRFAREDIR, encoded by the coding sequence ATGAGGACGCAGCCACTCAGGACCATCGCCGGCAAGGAGTTTTGCGATCACATCAAAAGCAGGAGGTTCCACCTCATCTTCGGGATCCTCCTGATCATCGCGATCGTCAGTCTGGCCTCGGGGATGGCCCAGTACCAGAAAGAACTGGAGATCTACAACGAGGCCTACGGGAGCGTAAGCGACGAAGCTCTTGCACATATGCCCGCCGGGATGACCCCCACGCCTCTCACGGGCTTCAACCAGATGGCGTACTTCATCGGATCGCTCGGCGCCGTCATGGGGATCGCGATGGGCTTCGACCTCGTGACCAGGGAGAAGGAGAGTAAGTCACTCAAAATGCTCCTCTCCCACCCAGTCTATAGAGACGAAGTGATCAACGGCAAGGCACTCGGTGGGGCCGCAGCCATCTTCCTCGTGATGGGGATCGTACTTGTCATCTCCTTTGCCGTTCTTCTCGTCTTCGGCGTCGTCCCGAACTTCGAAGAGACCGTCAGGGTTCTTATCTTCGGAGGGCTCTCGTTCCTGATGATCTTCTCCTTCTTTATCCTCGCCCTCTTCTTCTCGACGGTGGCGAAAGATAGTGGGAGTGCCCTTGTCTCAACGCTTATCCTCTTCATCACGCTCTCCGCGGTCACGACACTGGTCATCTCCGGTCCGGGGATCACCTTCCTCATCGGCGAACCGCCTGAGCGACCGGAATCTCCCGAATTCACATTCAGCGTCTCAACCGATTCACCCGGCATGGGAAGCAGTACGTCTATCGTCCCGGGGGATTCAGCCAGGGCGTTCGACCTGGAGGAGTACGAGGAGAAGATGGAGGATTACAGGCGCGAGTCCAGGGCATACCAGGAGAGGCGTATGGCGATCACCGACACCTTCACGATACTCTCCCCAGACCAGAACTATCAACGCCTCGCCTTTGCAGTAAACGAACCCGGCTTCGAAGCGATCTGGCAGAACCCGGGCGAGGGGCCTCCGATCGACCCCGCAACCGAACCGAAGGACGGACTCGGCATTCTCTCTGGACTCCTCGGTGCGCTTTCACAGCGGATCGTCGCCCTCTTTGTCTTTCCGGCGGCCTTCTTCGGGCTCGCGTGGGTGCGCTTTGCGCGGGAGGACATTCGATGA
- a CDS encoding sodium-dependent transporter produces the protein MNEKAFWSSRLAFILAAIGAAIGIGNVWRFPYMAYSNGGGAFLIPYTVALATAGIPLLIMEFGLGYKAKAGAPLSFRKLLGERWEWIGWMAVLVGFLTMTYYCTILAWAADYTVFSTTLAYAGDPEAFFFGDFLGLSESRGILGDVNWLIVAGAAVAWLWIYVAVIRGVRSVEKMAYVTVVLPWLLILLFVVRGITLPGAMDGIAYYLTPDFSVLLDPQVWLAAYGQIFFTLSLGWGVMIAYASYLPDKSDIGKNAVIIAVANSVTSIVAGLAVFSTLGYMAHQAGVPVTEVVRGGIELAFVTYPAAIQLLPFGAPVFGVLFFFMLLALGIASAFATIEAVNRAVIDQTNLPRRLVVPAVCISGFLLGLFFATSSGYQWLDIVDHYLSFFALVLVGALEAVAVGHLYGADLMRRFINANSEIVVGRWWDLCIRYVAPVLLFTALGFSLVKGLAEPYGGYPLWANAFGWVLVLFVPIAAVAIARAVQKKERRG, from the coding sequence GTGAATGAAAAGGCATTCTGGAGTTCGCGCCTGGCATTCATCCTCGCTGCCATCGGGGCGGCGATCGGGATCGGCAATGTCTGGCGCTTCCCGTACATGGCCTACTCGAATGGCGGTGGTGCCTTTCTCATCCCCTATACCGTCGCCCTCGCAACCGCCGGGATCCCTCTCCTGATCATGGAGTTCGGACTCGGGTATAAGGCGAAGGCCGGAGCTCCCCTCTCCTTCCGGAAACTCCTGGGCGAACGCTGGGAGTGGATCGGGTGGATGGCGGTGCTGGTCGGTTTCCTGACGATGACCTACTACTGCACCATCCTGGCATGGGCCGCGGACTACACCGTCTTCTCGACCACGCTTGCGTATGCAGGCGACCCCGAGGCCTTTTTCTTCGGCGACTTCCTCGGTCTCTCAGAGAGCAGGGGTATCCTCGGCGATGTTAATTGGCTCATCGTTGCAGGGGCGGCCGTCGCCTGGCTCTGGATCTATGTCGCCGTGATCAGGGGGGTCAGGTCGGTGGAGAAGATGGCCTATGTCACCGTCGTCCTGCCATGGCTCCTCATCCTCCTCTTTGTGGTGCGAGGGATCACGCTCCCAGGGGCGATGGACGGGATCGCCTACTACCTCACCCCCGACTTCTCGGTCCTCCTCGACCCGCAGGTCTGGCTTGCCGCCTACGGCCAGATCTTCTTCACCCTCTCGCTGGGGTGGGGCGTGATGATCGCGTACGCGAGTTACCTGCCTGATAAAAGTGATATCGGGAAGAACGCCGTGATCATCGCGGTCGCCAACAGTGTCACCTCCATCGTCGCCGGACTTGCGGTCTTCTCCACCCTCGGCTATATGGCGCATCAGGCCGGAGTCCCGGTCACCGAGGTGGTGCGGGGCGGGATCGAACTGGCCTTCGTCACCTATCCGGCGGCGATCCAGCTTCTGCCCTTCGGCGCACCGGTCTTCGGGGTGCTCTTCTTCTTCATGCTCCTCGCGCTCGGGATCGCCTCGGCCTTTGCGACGATCGAGGCGGTGAACCGCGCCGTCATTGACCAGACCAACCTGCCGCGCCGCCTCGTTGTCCCGGCGGTCTGTATCTCGGGCTTCCTCCTCGGCCTCTTCTTTGCTACCAGTTCAGGATACCAGTGGCTGGATATCGTCGACCACTACCTCTCCTTCTTCGCCCTCGTCTTGGTCGGGGCCCTGGAGGCGGTGGCGGTCGGCCACCTCTATGGCGCCGACTTGATGCGGCGGTTCATCAACGCCAACTCTGAGATCGTCGTCGGGCGCTGGTGGGATCTCTGCATCAGGTACGTCGCTCCGGTCCTCCTCTTCACCGCGCTGGGTTTCAGCCTGGTGAAGGGACTTGCCGAACCGTACGGAGGCTATCCGCTCTGGGCCAACGCCTTCGGGTGGGTTCTGGTGCTCTTCGTTCCGATCGCTGCGGTGGCGATCGCGCGGGCGGTGCAGAAGAAGGAAAGAAGGGGTTGA
- a CDS encoding ABC transporter permease subunit, with the protein MRTGILRIITGKELRDQIRSKKFRTLFAILLIIAVAGLIDGATSYQEGLERYNEMQAAASEGEEDLSYSYYEGKPSFLGAFNIIGYLLSTVAAVLGIAMGFDLITAEKESKSLKILLSHPVYRDEVITGKALGGAAAIALAMGIMLIVSLALMLVFGIVPNFEETVRILLFGIISFLGVFTFFAIALFMSTVARNSGNALIGSLAIFIVLGIFLPSLAGNGALTNALFGERPEPPQTSGPSTFADVEEHNRLWDEYQEKNRIYQMKVQGLHDTTDLLSPTRNYMEMVGAVADPRDTAAMVSGAFYLDWEDTKEFYATLPDNGLEIFVGLLGSLAKNIVAMLVVPAAFFGLAWVRFAREDIR; encoded by the coding sequence ATGAGAACTGGTATCCTCAGAATCATCACAGGCAAGGAACTCCGCGACCAGATCAGGAGCAAGAAATTTCGAACTCTTTTTGCGATCTTGCTTATCATTGCTGTTGCCGGACTGATCGACGGGGCGACCTCGTACCAGGAGGGCCTTGAACGGTATAATGAGATGCAGGCAGCCGCTTCCGAAGGAGAAGAAGACTTATCATACAGTTATTATGAGGGGAAACCCTCGTTCCTTGGGGCTTTCAACATAATAGGTTATCTGCTCTCGACGGTCGCGGCAGTCCTCGGGATCGCAATGGGATTTGACCTCATCACTGCGGAGAAGGAGAGCAAATCCCTCAAGATCCTCCTCTCCCATCCAGTGTACCGCGATGAGGTGATCACCGGCAAGGCCCTTGGTGGCGCCGCAGCCATTGCCCTCGCGATGGGGATCATGCTCATCGTCTCCCTTGCCCTGATGCTTGTCTTCGGGATCGTCCCGAACTTCGAGGAGACGGTGAGGATTCTGCTCTTCGGCATCATCTCCTTCCTCGGAGTCTTCACCTTCTTCGCAATCGCCCTCTTCATGTCGACAGTCGCCCGAAACAGCGGGAACGCCCTCATCGGTTCGCTTGCAATCTTCATCGTCCTCGGGATCTTCCTTCCGTCCCTTGCCGGGAATGGTGCCCTGACCAATGCCCTCTTTGGCGAGCGGCCTGAACCACCCCAGACGAGTGGCCCCTCCACCTTCGCCGACGTAGAGGAACATAACCGACTCTGGGACGAGTACCAGGAGAAAAATAGAATTTACCAGATGAAAGTGCAGGGCCTTCACGACACGACAGACCTCCTCTCTCCCACAAGAAACTATATGGAGATGGTGGGGGCGGTGGCGGATCCGCGCGACACGGCGGCAATGGTATCCGGGGCTTTTTACCTGGACTGGGAAGACACCAAGGAATTTTACGCAACCCTCCCTGACAACGGGCTTGAGATATTCGTCGGACTGCTCGGGTCCCTCGCAAAGAACATCGTCGCCATGCTCGTCGTCCCCGCCGCCTTCTTTGGGTTGGCGTGGGTACGGTTCGCACGGGAGGACATTCGATGA
- a CDS encoding ABC transporter permease: MRTQSIKTIAGKEFRDHIRSKRFHILFGILLVIALTGLVTGMVQYQKDLNDYNQAHADVSEEEIQVGATDTTPSPLTAFNQMGSLIGTLGAVLGIAMGFDLVTKEKESKSLKLLLSHPVYRDEVINGKTLGGAAAIALAMAIVLILSLAVLLIAGVVPSFEESVHILLFSGLSFLMIFSFFVLALFFSTVAPNNGSALVSAFIVFITLSSLTSLIISTPALNLLIGDYPTGPPRSDSMLSPEEQIEKDRLWEEYRTQKIAHEQKRQAVKDTLSLFSPDKNYQKLTGAVTAPHVSEDNHRTLADLFGMLAGHIVVFFVFPAAFFGLAWVRFAREDIR, from the coding sequence GTGAGGACACAATCTATCAAAACCATAGCGGGCAAGGAGTTCCGTGACCACATCAGGAGCAAACGCTTCCACATCCTCTTCGGGATCCTGCTCGTCATCGCCCTCACTGGCCTTGTCACCGGGATGGTCCAGTACCAGAAAGACCTGAACGACTACAACCAGGCCCATGCAGATGTGAGCGAAGAAGAGATACAGGTCGGAGCCACAGACACAACACCCTCCCCCCTCACGGCCTTCAACCAGATGGGCTCTCTCATCGGTACGCTCGGCGCGGTGCTCGGGATCGCGATGGGCTTCGACCTCGTGACGAAGGAGAAGGAGAGCAAGTCGCTCAAACTCCTCCTCTCCCATCCGGTGTATAGAGACGAGGTGATCAACGGCAAGACACTCGGCGGCGCCGCGGCCATCGCTCTTGCGATGGCGATCGTGCTCATCCTCTCGCTTGCCGTCCTCCTCATCGCGGGGGTCGTCCCCTCGTTCGAGGAGAGCGTGCATATCCTCCTCTTCAGCGGACTCTCGTTCCTGATGATCTTCTCCTTCTTCGTCCTCGCCCTCTTCTTCTCGACGGTCGCGCCGAACAACGGGAGCGCCCTGGTCTCGGCGTTCATCGTCTTCATCACCCTCTCTTCGCTGACGTCGCTGATCATCTCCACCCCGGCACTCAACCTGCTCATCGGCGACTACCCCACCGGACCGCCCCGGAGTGACAGTATGTTGAGTCCTGAGGAACAGATCGAAAAAGATAGGCTGTGGGAGGAATACCGGACTCAGAAGATCGCCCACGAACAGAAGCGTCAGGCGGTCAAAGATACGCTTTCTCTCTTCTCGCCAGACAAAAATTACCAGAAACTCACCGGTGCCGTCACCGCCCCCCACGTATCAGAAGACAATCATCGGACTCTTGCCGATCTCTTCGGGATGCTTGCCGGACACATCGTCGTCTTCTTTGTCTTCCCGGCGGCCTTCTTCGGGCTGGCATGGGTGCGCTTTGCACGGGAGGATATCAGATGA